The Lentzea guizhouensis genome contains a region encoding:
- a CDS encoding DUF3151 domain-containing protein — protein sequence MVENLLGPEPTRLPDRPEAQAAADGGTDPGKIVRAYPDFSEAWALLAERALHGGDPVAAYAYARTGYHRGLDQLRRSGWKGFGPVPWEHRPNQGFLRALAALARAAREIGEDEEWERCSKFLAESDPKAPAALGLS from the coding sequence ATGGTTGAGAACCTCCTTGGGCCAGAGCCGACCCGTCTTCCCGACCGTCCTGAGGCGCAGGCTGCTGCGGACGGGGGGACGGATCCCGGCAAGATCGTGCGTGCTTATCCGGACTTCTCTGAGGCTTGGGCGTTGTTGGCTGAGCGGGCGTTGCACGGTGGGGATCCGGTGGCGGCGTACGCGTATGCGCGGACCGGGTACCACCGCGGGCTGGACCAGTTGAGGCGGTCCGGGTGGAAGGGGTTCGGGCCCGTTCCTTGGGAGCACCGGCCGAATCAGGGGTTTTTGAGGGCGTTGGCTGCGTTGGCGCGGGCTGCGCGGGAGATCGGGGAGGATGAGGAGTGGGAGAGGTGCTCGAAGTTCTTGGCTGAGTCGGATCCGAAGGCGCCGGCTGCGCTCGGGTTGAGCTGA
- a CDS encoding FUSC family protein, whose translation MSPQVVRGSRWAKTGGGEADDEDGVAVVGAVKDAVGRGLTRWRGAALPIVQSALSAGLAWLVATLVIGHEHPFFAPIAAVVSLGVSLGQRLRRVGELVVGVSVGVGVGDALISFIGSGPWQIAMVVALAMSAAVLLDGGSVIALQAGSSAVLVATLLPPSAGGGFDRMIDALTGGLVGLAVAALIPANPVMVAQRQAKALTNTLSQALRNIAEALTQQDAVKAAGVLAELRKSQTAVDDYKAALQTGREIAKIAPIRWRAKDELSRYQTVAGPVDYAIRNTRVLARRAMAALKAEERIPDGVPEVLKEYADAVDCLKSELEKGETPEKTRQAVRDAARQLTARRLGGDGFSSKVVLAQIRSIAVDLLQATGLSRAEAMEALPPLSRPGGSAGPGAGSGPARGREDRPGSTQRP comes from the coding sequence GTGTCCCCGCAGGTTGTGCGTGGTAGCCGTTGGGCCAAGACTGGCGGCGGCGAGGCGGACGACGAGGACGGGGTGGCAGTGGTGGGCGCGGTCAAGGACGCTGTCGGGCGTGGGCTGACGCGGTGGCGTGGGGCCGCGTTGCCGATCGTCCAAAGTGCCCTGTCCGCTGGGTTGGCCTGGCTGGTGGCGACGCTCGTCATCGGGCATGAGCATCCGTTCTTCGCGCCGATCGCGGCTGTGGTCTCCCTCGGGGTCTCGTTGGGACAGCGGCTCAGGCGGGTGGGCGAGCTGGTTGTCGGCGTGTCGGTCGGGGTGGGGGTCGGGGACGCGCTCATCAGCTTCATCGGGAGCGGGCCCTGGCAGATCGCGATGGTGGTTGCGCTGGCGATGTCGGCGGCGGTGTTGCTGGACGGCGGGTCGGTGATCGCACTGCAGGCGGGGAGCAGTGCGGTGCTGGTGGCGACGTTGTTGCCGCCCAGTGCCGGGGGTGGGTTCGACCGCATGATCGACGCGCTCACCGGTGGGCTGGTGGGGCTGGCGGTCGCGGCGTTGATCCCGGCGAATCCGGTCATGGTCGCCCAGCGTCAGGCGAAGGCGCTCACGAACACCTTGAGCCAGGCGCTCAGGAACATCGCGGAGGCCCTCACGCAGCAGGATGCGGTGAAGGCGGCTGGGGTGCTGGCGGAGTTGCGGAAGAGCCAGACGGCTGTTGACGACTACAAGGCGGCGTTGCAGACCGGGAGGGAGATCGCGAAGATCGCGCCGATCCGGTGGCGGGCCAAGGACGAGCTGAGCCGGTACCAGACCGTGGCGGGGCCGGTGGACTACGCCATTCGCAACACTCGGGTGCTGGCTCGCAGGGCGATGGCGGCGCTCAAGGCGGAGGAGCGGATTCCGGACGGGGTGCCGGAGGTGCTCAAGGAGTACGCGGACGCCGTTGACTGCTTGAAGAGCGAGTTGGAGAAAGGCGAGACGCCCGAGAAGACGCGGCAGGCCGTGCGGGACGCCGCGCGGCAGTTGACCGCGCGGCGTCTCGGTGGGGACGGGTTCTCGTCCAAGGTGGTGCTGGCGCAGATCCGCAGCATTGCCGTGGACCTGTTGCAGGCGACCGGGTTGAGCCGGGCCGAGGCGATGGAGGCGTTGCCCCCGCTCAGCCGTCCGGGCGGTTCAGCAGGGCCAGGAGCAGGGAGTGGACCGGCTCGTGGTCGCGAGGATCGGCCAGGGAGCACGCAGCGCCCGTGA
- a CDS encoding HNH endonuclease family protein: MSKVNRIIGAAVAALAITFGSVSPALATPPNIPTAATAKSELAGLTVRADGSMTGYSRDKFPHWITQSGACNTREAVLKRDGTNVVTDSSCAATSGRWFSPYDGATWSAASDVDIDHIVPLAAAWRSGAASWTTAQRQSFANDMSGPQLIAVTDNVNQAKGDQTPATWKPPLTSYWCTYAKMWVHTKYRWSLSVNSSEKSALTDMLGRC, from the coding sequence ATGTCAAAAGTTAACCGGATCATTGGTGCCGCCGTCGCCGCGCTGGCAATCACCTTTGGTTCCGTTTCCCCTGCACTCGCGACACCGCCGAACATCCCCACCGCCGCCACCGCGAAATCCGAGCTGGCCGGCCTGACCGTGCGCGCCGACGGCTCCATGACGGGTTATTCGCGCGACAAGTTCCCTCACTGGATCACCCAGTCGGGCGCCTGCAACACCCGTGAGGCCGTGCTGAAGCGGGACGGCACCAACGTGGTGACCGACTCCTCCTGCGCCGCCACCTCGGGCCGCTGGTTCTCGCCCTACGACGGCGCGACCTGGTCGGCGGCCTCCGACGTGGACATCGACCACATCGTCCCGCTGGCCGCCGCCTGGCGTTCGGGAGCGGCGTCGTGGACCACCGCCCAGCGCCAGTCGTTCGCGAACGACATGTCGGGCCCGCAGCTGATCGCGGTCACGGACAACGTGAACCAGGCCAAGGGCGACCAGACCCCGGCCACCTGGAAGCCGCCGCTGACGTCCTACTGGTGCACCTACGCCAAGATGTGGGTACACACGAAGTACCGCTGGAGCCTCAGCGTGAACTCGTCGGAGAAGTCGGCTTTGACGGACATGCTCGGAAGGTGCTGA
- a CDS encoding adenylosuccinate synthase, producing MPAVVLIGAQWGDEGKGKATDILGERVQWIVRYQGGNNAGHTVVLPDGQKFALHLIPSGILTPGVKNVIGNGVVVDPGVLLTELAGLEEKGVDTSGLLISSDAHLIMPYHVAIDKVTERYLGKAKIGTTGRGIGPAYQDKLARVGVRVQDLLDEKILRQKVEAALDFKNQVLVKVYNRKALDPEQVVDQVLEHGQHFVHRIADTRLLLNQALDRGEIVVLEGSQGTLLDVDHGTYPFVTSSNPTSGGATVGSGVGPTRISTVIGILKAYTTRVGSGPFPTELNDDMGEYLRKQGGEFGVTTGRSRRTGWFDAVIARYASRVNGITDYFLTKLDVLSGLEKVPVCVAYEVDGRRVDEMPMTQTDVHHAVPVYEELPGWFEDISSCRTFDELPANAKAYVEYLESIIGARVSAIGVGPGRDQTIVRHDVLD from the coding sequence ATGCCGGCCGTCGTGCTGATCGGTGCCCAGTGGGGCGATGAGGGCAAGGGCAAGGCCACCGACATCCTCGGTGAGCGTGTCCAGTGGATCGTCCGCTACCAGGGTGGCAACAACGCGGGTCACACCGTGGTCCTCCCGGACGGTCAGAAGTTCGCCCTGCACCTCATCCCGTCCGGCATCCTCACGCCCGGCGTGAAGAACGTGATCGGCAACGGCGTCGTGGTCGACCCCGGCGTGCTGCTCACGGAGCTCGCGGGCCTGGAGGAGAAGGGCGTCGACACCAGCGGTCTGCTGATCTCGTCGGACGCGCACTTGATCATGCCGTACCACGTGGCCATCGACAAGGTGACCGAGCGCTACCTCGGCAAGGCGAAGATCGGCACGACCGGCCGCGGCATCGGCCCCGCCTACCAGGACAAGCTCGCCCGCGTCGGCGTGCGCGTGCAGGACCTGCTGGACGAGAAGATCCTGCGGCAGAAGGTCGAGGCCGCCCTGGACTTCAAGAACCAGGTGCTGGTCAAGGTCTACAACCGCAAGGCGCTCGACCCCGAGCAGGTCGTCGACCAGGTGCTGGAGCACGGGCAGCACTTCGTGCACCGCATCGCCGACACCCGCCTGCTGCTCAACCAGGCGCTCGACCGCGGCGAGATCGTGGTGCTGGAGGGCTCGCAGGGCACCCTGCTCGACGTCGACCACGGCACCTACCCGTTCGTCACGTCCTCGAACCCGACGAGCGGCGGCGCGACCGTCGGTTCCGGTGTCGGCCCGACCCGGATCAGCACCGTGATCGGCATCCTGAAGGCCTACACGACCCGCGTGGGCTCCGGTCCGTTCCCGACCGAGCTCAACGACGACATGGGCGAGTACCTGCGCAAGCAGGGCGGTGAGTTCGGTGTCACCACGGGCCGTTCGCGCCGCACCGGCTGGTTCGACGCCGTGATCGCCCGGTACGCCTCGCGCGTCAACGGCATCACCGACTACTTCCTCACCAAGCTGGACGTGTTGTCGGGCCTGGAGAAGGTGCCCGTCTGCGTCGCGTACGAAGTGGACGGTCGCCGGGTCGACGAGATGCCGATGACGCAGACCGACGTGCACCACGCCGTTCCGGTCTACGAGGAGCTGCCGGGCTGGTTCGAGGACATCTCCAGCTGCCGCACGTTCGACGAGCTGCCGGCCAACGCCAAGGCGTACGTCGAGTACCTGGAGAGCATCATCGGCGCACGCGTCTCGGCGATCGGTGTCGGTCCCGGCCGTGACCAGACGATCGTCCGGCACGACGTTCTCGACTGA
- a CDS encoding ABC transporter permease: MALSVVRKPTLPVRWISPVALVLLWQLASSTGVLSPEKLASPLTVAQSAGELIADGQLVDAFLVSLGRVFFGFLIGGVIGVALGLASGLSRWGETLLDPPVQMLRTLPHLGLIPLFILWFGIGEEPKLALVAAGVAFPLYLNLHAGIRQTDPGLVEAARVLGYTRFERVVHVVLPSAVPQTLVGLRIALGTAWLSLIVGEQINADAGLGFLINNAREFLRTDVVVVGLVVYALLGLSTDALVRLLERRVLRWRAR; this comes from the coding sequence GTGGCCCTTTCCGTTGTTCGAAAACCGACGCTGCCGGTGCGCTGGATCAGTCCGGTGGCGCTGGTTCTGCTGTGGCAGCTGGCCAGTTCAACGGGTGTGCTCTCGCCCGAGAAACTGGCGTCACCGCTGACCGTCGCCCAGTCCGCCGGTGAGCTCATCGCCGATGGCCAGCTGGTCGACGCATTTCTCGTTTCACTGGGCCGCGTTTTCTTCGGATTTCTCATCGGCGGCGTGATCGGTGTCGCCCTCGGGCTCGCGTCCGGTCTTTCCCGGTGGGGCGAGACGTTGCTCGACCCGCCGGTGCAAATGCTGCGGACGCTGCCCCACCTCGGTTTGATCCCGCTTTTCATCCTCTGGTTCGGCATCGGCGAGGAACCGAAGCTCGCGCTGGTCGCGGCCGGTGTGGCGTTCCCGCTGTACCTCAACCTGCACGCCGGCATCCGCCAGACCGATCCCGGCCTGGTCGAGGCCGCCCGCGTCCTCGGTTACACGCGGTTCGAACGGGTCGTGCACGTCGTGCTGCCGTCGGCCGTGCCGCAAACCCTGGTGGGACTGCGGATCGCGCTCGGCACCGCGTGGCTGTCGCTGATCGTCGGCGAGCAGATCAACGCCGACGCCGGTCTCGGCTTCCTGATCAACAACGCCCGTGAGTTCCTCCGCACCGACGTCGTGGTCGTCGGCCTCGTGGTCTACGCGCTGCTCGGCCTCTCGACGGACGCGCTGGTGCGGTTGCTGGAGAGGAGAGTGCTGCGATGGCGAGCCCGGTGA
- a CDS encoding ABC transporter ATP-binding protein, giving the protein MASPVSVRGLRKAFGARTVLDDVDLEIAPGEFVALLGRSGCGKSTLLRILAGLDREITGQAVVSGTVSIAFQQPRLLPWRKVWRNIALGLHKPDGRAVALRALEEVRLPDHADAWPLTLSGGEAQRVSLARALVREPDVLLLDEPFGALDALTRLAMHHLVEDLWARHQPAVLLVTHDVDEALLLADRVLVLDEGRIVATHHVDLPRPRRRASVVEQRTRVLADLGVDVDTAA; this is encoded by the coding sequence ATGGCGAGCCCGGTGAGCGTGCGCGGACTGCGCAAGGCGTTCGGCGCGAGAACCGTCCTCGACGACGTCGACCTGGAGATCGCACCCGGCGAGTTCGTGGCCCTGCTCGGTCGCAGCGGCTGCGGCAAGTCGACGTTGCTGCGGATCCTCGCGGGACTGGACCGGGAGATCACCGGGCAGGCGGTGGTGTCGGGCACCGTGTCGATCGCGTTCCAGCAGCCGCGTCTGCTGCCGTGGCGCAAGGTCTGGCGCAACATCGCGCTCGGCCTGCACAAGCCGGACGGCCGTGCGGTCGCGTTGAGGGCGTTGGAAGAGGTGCGGCTGCCCGACCACGCCGACGCGTGGCCGCTGACGTTGTCCGGCGGTGAGGCACAACGGGTCTCGCTCGCCCGAGCACTCGTCCGCGAACCCGACGTGCTGCTGCTCGACGAACCGTTCGGCGCGCTGGACGCGTTGACCCGCCTGGCCATGCACCACCTGGTGGAAGACCTGTGGGCCAGGCACCAGCCCGCCGTGCTGCTGGTGACGCACGACGTCGACGAGGCGTTGCTGCTGGCCGACCGGGTCCTCGTGCTCGACGAGGGCCGGATCGTGGCCACGCACCACGTCGACCTGCCCCGCCCGCGTCGCCGGGCCTCCGTTGTGGAGCAACGCACCCGCGTGCTCGCCGACCTGGGAGTGGACGTTGACACAGCTGCCTAG
- a CDS encoding glycerophosphodiester phosphodiesterase gives MYPKRVRGRVLAAVVLVFAGAVVATLPSASAHDEKGPIVIGHRGASAYRPEHTLAAYELAARMGADFIEPDLVPTKDGKLVARHENEIGGTTDVSAKPQFADRKKTKTIDGVAITGWFTEDFTLAELKTLRAKERIPAIRPRNTLYDGRFEVPTLQEVIDLAKRLSRELDREIGIYPETKHPTYFQSIGLALEPKLVDVLNRNGLNRRTAKVYVQSFEVANLKQLNRSLRVPIVQLINGSGAPYDFVAAGDKRTYADLVTPAGLREIRSYADGVGLAKDVIIPRDANGFLKAPTTVVKDAHKVGLVVHSWTFRNENSFLPADFRSSTDPAAYGRAFEEYDLFFKQGVDGVFADNPDTAVEAKVKR, from the coding sequence ATGTACCCCAAAAGAGTCCGGGGCCGGGTTCTTGCCGCTGTCGTGCTCGTGTTCGCGGGCGCGGTCGTGGCCACCCTGCCCTCCGCCTCTGCGCACGACGAGAAGGGCCCGATCGTCATCGGGCACCGGGGTGCGTCGGCGTACCGGCCAGAGCACACGCTCGCGGCGTACGAGCTCGCGGCGCGCATGGGCGCCGACTTCATCGAGCCCGACCTGGTCCCGACCAAGGACGGCAAGCTGGTCGCGCGGCACGAGAACGAGATCGGCGGCACCACCGACGTGTCGGCCAAGCCGCAGTTCGCCGACCGCAAGAAGACCAAGACGATCGACGGCGTCGCGATCACCGGCTGGTTCACCGAGGACTTCACGCTCGCCGAGCTGAAGACGTTGCGCGCCAAGGAACGCATCCCGGCGATCCGCCCGCGCAACACCCTCTACGACGGCCGCTTCGAGGTGCCGACGCTGCAGGAGGTCATCGACCTCGCCAAGCGCCTGTCCCGCGAGCTCGACCGCGAGATCGGCATCTACCCCGAGACCAAGCACCCGACGTACTTCCAGTCGATCGGACTCGCGCTGGAGCCCAAGCTCGTCGACGTGCTCAACCGCAACGGCCTCAACCGGCGCACCGCCAAGGTCTACGTGCAGTCGTTCGAGGTCGCGAACCTCAAGCAGCTCAACCGGTCGCTGCGCGTGCCGATCGTCCAGCTCATCAACGGTTCCGGCGCGCCGTACGACTTCGTGGCCGCCGGTGACAAGCGCACCTACGCCGACCTGGTCACGCCGGCCGGTCTGCGGGAGATCCGCTCGTACGCCGACGGTGTCGGCCTCGCCAAGGACGTCATCATCCCGCGGGACGCCAACGGCTTCCTCAAGGCGCCGACGACCGTCGTGAAGGACGCGCACAAGGTCGGGCTGGTCGTCCACTCGTGGACGTTCCGCAACGAGAACTCGTTCCTGCCGGCCGACTTCCGGTCCTCGACCGACCCGGCCGCGTACGGCCGGGCCTTCGAGGAGTACGACCTGTTCTTCAAGCAGGGCGTCGACGGCGTGTTCGCGGACAACCCGGACACGGCCGTCGAGGCCAAGGTCAAGCGCTAG
- a CDS encoding Na+/H+ antiporter, producing the protein MVGPELLLLLLGALVVTSIARRLNWSAPLVLVAVGLVVSFIPGVPEFEIDPHLILLVVLPPLLYSAALDSSYLNIRANLRPIGLLAIGLVLFTTLVVGLTAKLVFPDLPFAAALVLGAVVAPPDAVAAVAIGRKLGLQRRAMTLLVGESLINDATALTAFKVAVAAAAGAAMHPVEGVGLFLLVTAGGIAVGLGVGVVVRFLRKRLCEGVLESALGLLVPFGAYLLAEEVAHVSGVLAVVVAGLYIGHHSPRGTYSTRLQDAAVWRSLDVLLESFVFALIGLQLSSIVSDADLNASLLLGAGAVLLATVLARFVWMYPATYIPRYLSKKLRERERPPHLGQVTVISWAGMRGVVTLAAAAAIPPDVPGRDIIVFCAFVVTVATLLVQGTTLPWVIGKIGFEGDDARQDALAEAQVQHRAAQAAVDRLDQELEDVPDHVRDQLRSLAEHWGNAAWERLGRQDQESPAAAYRRLRRVMLKAERDEFISARDKGEIDDEVLFRVLRELDLEEAALSRE; encoded by the coding sequence ATGGTCGGGCCTGAACTCTTGCTGCTCCTGCTCGGGGCGTTGGTCGTCACGTCGATCGCGCGCCGGCTCAACTGGTCGGCGCCGCTGGTGCTGGTCGCCGTCGGGCTCGTGGTCTCGTTCATACCGGGCGTGCCGGAGTTCGAGATCGACCCGCACCTGATCCTGCTGGTCGTGCTGCCGCCGCTGCTCTACAGCGCGGCGCTGGACAGCTCGTACCTGAACATCCGCGCCAACCTGCGCCCGATCGGGTTGCTCGCGATCGGGCTGGTGCTGTTCACGACGCTCGTGGTGGGGCTGACGGCGAAGCTGGTGTTCCCCGACCTGCCGTTCGCCGCCGCGCTCGTGCTCGGCGCGGTCGTGGCACCGCCGGACGCCGTCGCCGCGGTCGCGATCGGGCGCAAGCTCGGCCTGCAACGCCGGGCGATGACGTTGCTGGTCGGCGAGAGCCTGATCAACGACGCCACGGCGCTGACCGCGTTCAAGGTCGCGGTGGCGGCCGCCGCGGGCGCCGCGATGCACCCGGTCGAGGGTGTCGGGTTGTTCCTGCTGGTCACGGCCGGTGGCATCGCGGTCGGCCTGGGCGTGGGCGTGGTGGTCAGGTTCCTGCGCAAGCGTTTGTGCGAGGGCGTGCTGGAGAGCGCGCTCGGTCTGTTGGTGCCGTTCGGCGCGTACCTGCTCGCGGAGGAGGTGGCGCACGTCTCGGGTGTGCTCGCCGTCGTCGTCGCGGGTCTCTACATCGGCCACCACTCGCCGCGCGGCACCTACTCGACCCGGCTGCAGGACGCGGCCGTCTGGCGGTCGCTGGACGTGCTCCTGGAGTCGTTCGTGTTCGCGCTGATCGGCCTGCAGCTGTCGTCGATCGTCAGCGACGCCGACCTGAACGCGAGCCTGCTGCTGGGCGCCGGTGCCGTGCTGCTGGCGACGGTCCTCGCGCGGTTCGTCTGGATGTACCCGGCCACCTACATCCCGAGGTACCTGTCGAAGAAGCTGCGGGAACGCGAACGGCCACCACACCTCGGGCAGGTGACGGTGATCTCGTGGGCGGGCATGCGAGGTGTGGTCACGCTCGCCGCGGCGGCCGCAATCCCGCCGGACGTGCCCGGCCGCGACATCATCGTGTTCTGCGCGTTCGTCGTGACGGTCGCGACGCTGCTGGTGCAGGGCACGACGTTGCCGTGGGTGATCGGCAAGATCGGCTTCGAGGGTGACGACGCGCGCCAGGACGCGCTGGCGGAGGCCCAGGTGCAGCACCGGGCGGCGCAGGCGGCGGTCGACCGGCTGGACCAGGAGCTCGAGGACGTGCCCGACCACGTGCGGGACCAGCTGCGCTCGCTGGCCGAACACTGGGGCAACGCCGCGTGGGAACGGCTGGGGCGGCAGGACCAGGAGAGCCCGGCCGCGGCGTACCGGCGGTTGCGCAGGGTGATGCTCAAGGCCGAGCGCGACGAGTTCATCAGCGCGCGGGACAAGGGCGAGATCGACGACGAGGTGCTCTTCCGCGTGCTGCGCGAACTCGACCTGGAGGAAGCCGCACTCTCGCGCGAATGA